The stretch of DNA CCAAAGTTTAATCTttgatgtctgttttttttttttttttttttaatatgtattttcctCTGGTACTTCTTTTTTCATAGTTTCAGTTGCCTCTTACACTCCTATCTCATGGGATTTTGTTTTCAGACATTTTTTcgtgtgtttctttttgttttagcaCATTTTAATGAAGCAAATTTCAAGTGCTGGTCATTTTATATTTGCAcatcaataaaaatgtaagacTGATGTCCTTACTTCATGGAATTAAAATTTTGGTAAAGGACAGATAAGTTGATTTACATTAAGGAGTCACAAACAACTCTATGTAATGTTGAACCAGAGTATAGTGAGTAACAGATGGTGTTTAAAGTTATTGAGTATTCACTTAGATAGTTgataaggaaacagagaaagagatctAGAAGTTAGACTTGTGAGGCATGACCTAAGAAATTAGAAGGAGGACCCAACATAGGAAGAGGTGTTCCTACTTAAGAATCAAGGAGAAGTGAAATAAGTTTTCATGTTGAAGAActcaggcttctttttttttttttttttaaatggggactATAGTCTGAGTGCAGCACTcccctctgttttctttcattctaaaacaacaaaaataatgagaAACGGCAGAAGATTGCACTTTTTATGAAACTAAAAAAGCAATGTCTCTGTAAACATGATAACATCCTTGAGAAGCTATGGATTATCAGACACAGGAGTATGTATCAGCAATTTGGAGGTGAATGTCAAAGCTCATGAGATCACAAGTAGCTAGACATTTTAGAGATGatatacaacatatatatttctccagggtggtggtggatggatgtttccttgtatttattctgGTTTTGAAAAGAACAGCACATATTGTTCAGTTAAGACCTCAATTACTGGTATCTGTTTTGTATGgaagtggaaaggaagaaatttcaTGTTTGAAAAACTCACAATCCGTGACCACTCCTGAAGTAATAATTCTAAACAAACTAAGATGCAAATTCATAGCCATAAGGGAAGCTTCAGGTTAGGAAGCATAATCTGCAAAGAAGATGTTCTAGAAATTATTGCCCATTTTAGaccagaataaagaaaatgccagATAGAAAAGGTCATAATTGTCATCTATCAAAGTATATATGAGAATAGAatgctgtaaaaaaaaatgtatccattATCTGAGTGGAAAAGTATGCCTAgcaattaatgaatattttatttatttatttatttattttttgggttttttgagacagggtttctctgtgtagctttggagcctgtcctgaaattGGCTTTGTAGActgggatggccttgaactcacagagatcctcctgcctctgcctcccaagtgcttggattaaagacatgtgccaccactacccagcttgatattttaacaaaataaaataaagtgagaaaaaaatgttaaccTACTAGTGTGTTTCAGTATGTTATATCTAAAGTTTATAAATTAATACTTAATATGATCTTAAAACACTATGCTAGTAAGATAGGAAAAATTCCTTAACATGAACGCGGGAATTCCATTAGAAAACCTAAAGTGTAATTcacagaaatgatttttttttttcttttggtcctTTTAGGCTTCTACAATGTGAATGGCAACCTCACTGAACACCAAGAAACATACTCAGGGAGCAAATCTTGTAAATGCCTTGAAAGTGAAAAAACCTTTACTAGCAAATTAGACCTTACAGTTCATCAGAGGACATATAACCAGAGAAAAACCCATGTATGTATCCAGTGTGAGAAACTCTTTAGCACCAAATCTTCCCTTACTAgtcatcagagaattcacacaGGAGAAAAGCCCTATGGATGTAGTAAATGTGATAAAACCTTTAGGCAAAAGTCAGCCCTCATTGTACATGAGAGAACTCATACTGGTGAGAAACCCTTTGAATGTTACGAGTGTGGTAAAGCCTTCCAACATAACTGGTATCTCAAAATGCACCAGAGAACTCACACGGGtgagaaaccatatgaatgtaaagaatgtggaaGAGCATTTCTAAAGAAGTCATACCTCAAAATGCATCAGGGAACTCATAAGAGtgagaaaccatatgaatgtgAAGAATGTGGAAAAACCTTCCATAACAGGTCATACTTCAACATGCACCATAGAACTCACACTGGTGAGAAACCCTATGCATGCAAcgagtgtgggaaagccttttaCCAAAAGTCAGACCTCAGGAGGCATCAGAGAATTCACAACAGTGAGAAATTACATGTATGTAAAGAATGTGGAAAAGCCTTTCAAAATAAGTCATACCTCAAAACTCATCATAAAGTTCACACAGGtgagaaaccatatgaatgtaaagaatgtggaaaAGCCTTTCAAAACAAGTCATATCTCAACAAACATCAGATAATTCATACAggtgagaaaccctatgaatgtaataaGTGTGGGAAAACATTTCAGTGGAAGTTAGTCCTTAGTAAGCATTATAGAATTCACACAGGTGAAAAGCTCTACGAATGCATTCAGTGTGGGAAAATGTTTGGCTACAAATCATCTCTCATTGTACATGAGTTGATTCAttatggagagaaaccctatgaatgtaatatATGTAGAAAAACATTTTCACAGAAATCAAACCTAAGTAGGCATCAGAGAACTCACAGACATGGGGAAGTATGATGATGATGGGTATAGAAAGACATTTATTTAAGCCTTAGAATGCTTCAGATACTCCAACAAAgaattcacgtgtgtgtgtgtgtgtgtgtgtgtgtgtgtgtgtgtgtagtgtaggtGTTCTTTCTGTAAAACAACTCTCAGTTAACATGAGAGAACCCTCACAGGGTTGAGAAACATTAGGTATGTATTGAATGTGAAGGAAAGTTTCACCAGAACTTGCCCTTAAAATTTTATGAGAAAACTCACATAAGAGgaaatttttataaatgtaataCATGTGGGAAAGTGTCCCACACTACATGTCTAAACTTGGAATGCATCTAAATATTTACATGGGAGGAAACATGAATGTAAAAGAATATAGAAgttttaaacatgttttaaatatatctaATTCATATTGGAGAAAAACTCAATGAAAGTCATGAATGTGGAAAATACTTTTTATAACTGAGAAAATTCTATGAATATAATTAAAGTTGAAAATCATTTTGGCATTAGCACCATTCATGCCTTAATATGCATGAGAAAGTCTATACTGGCAAAAGACTCTTCTAGAAATGTAATCATTAGAAAACTATCTGGAAGTCACTCCTTGTTAAGTATAAAATAATCCTGTGAGGAAAATCTTTGTGAATGGAGTAACTATGGAAACTGTCCACCACAGCATGCATCAGATAACTCACTTGAGAAAGGAATGCCTATAATGTTGAAAGCCCATTCTTTAACCATACATCACACCTAAGCAAGTATCAAACAGCACAATCTAAGGGAAGTCTTATAGTATTGAAGAACATCAAGAACATTTAGAAATCAAGCATTGGCATATATCACAAAATGTGTACAAAGGAATTATACTGGGTAGCAGAGTGGCTACATGTCCCCTAGAGACTATTTTCTTATCTCTGGACCTAGCCTGCAATTCTCAGCCTCTACTATGGCCATTACAAGTTAAGTGAGCTTTGCTGGGAGACTATGAACTCAGCTGATATGCAATATTTCTAGACTTGGCAACCCAAAAAACAGCAGGCAATTTTTTCCAGTTTATGTCAAAGTGAAGTGAAggtgaccctttttttttttttttttgaggcagtgtttctctgtgtagctttgcgcctttcctggaactcactctgtagcccaggctggcctcgaactcacagagatctgcctgcttctgcctcctgagtcctgggattaaaggcgtgcaccaccacggcctggcccTGAGGACATTCTTGCAAACATTGGTGGGGAAAATTTATTGGGATTGAAGAATTGGTTGAAGAAAACAGAGATCTTTCACCTTTGTCTTTGTGCCCTATGCCTGGCACATTAGTGTGAAGCAAATGTTTGTAATATTTAGTCTTCCCAAG from Onychomys torridus chromosome 7, mOncTor1.1, whole genome shotgun sequence encodes:
- the LOC118587848 gene encoding zinc finger protein OZF-like, with product MDKQLTNIMNEYVDLVSFEDVTVNFTWEEWQNLDDTQRVLYRNVMLETYSSLVSLGQCIPKPELIFKLEQGAEPWIADESANQSLPGFYNVNGNLTEHQETYSGSKSCKCLESEKTFTSKLDLTVHQRTYNQRKTHVCIQCEKLFSTKSSLTSHQRIHTGEKPYGCSKCDKTFRQKSALIVHERTHTGEKPFECYECGKAFQHNWYLKMHQRTHTGEKPYECKECGRAFLKKSYLKMHQGTHKSEKPYECEECGKTFHNRSYFNMHHRTHTGEKPYACNECGKAFYQKSDLRRHQRIHNSEKLHVCKECGKAFQNKSYLKTHHKVHTGEKPYECKECGKAFQNKSYLNKHQIIHTGEKPYECNKCGKTFQWKLVLSKHYRIHTGEKLYECIQCGKMFGYKSSLIVHELIHYGEKPYECNICRKTFSQKSNLSRHQRTHRHGEV